Within Vicia villosa cultivar HV-30 ecotype Madison, WI linkage group LG1, Vvil1.0, whole genome shotgun sequence, the genomic segment AGGATAAAGTGACATTTTCCACTCAAACGCTGAGAGGTCAAACAATAAGGTGGTGGATGTTTTAGCTTGCATTAATATTCAAGGAATTCCAAAGGTTTGGGAAAGTTTCAAGGTTGTGTTTCTTGACAAATACTTTTTGAATAGCTTAAGAGCGCATAAAGAGTTAGAATTTCTACAACTCTGTCAAGGAAGTATGTTTGTTGCTGAGTATGTTGAAAAATTTGAAGATATGGATGTCTACTCTAATCATGCCTTGTATGTGCATGATGATATATGGAAGATAAATCAATTCATGTTTGGGCTCAGAGGTGAAATTGATCACAATGTTGCTCAACATCAGTTCTACACTTATGCTGAGTTATTGCAATAATGTTATGTTGCAGAGAATAGCTTGAAAAAAAATCAGGCTGAGAGAGACCAATCAAGGAAAGATCACAAGGATTTGAGTATGACTAGTCACTAGTTGAAACCAAATGGATCTCCATCTAAAGGAAAGCAAACTCAGGGCACGAAACTAGTGCAGCCTTCGTCGTGTCTGATCAATGTTGTTCATATTGTTGAGTTAAGGGACGCGACACCCAAAGCTTCTTGCATTTGAAATGAGACATTGAAAGAATAATTCAAGAGATCCATTTGAATAAATTTGTACAAGATCCTCATTAGGGGGCAAGCTTGAACACATACTCCACCAGTAGGCCAAGATTTCTGTTCTCCAAGGAAAGTGGGTAAGGACCAAAGCACGAAAAAAACACTATTACTATGTGATACACCCTTAACACCATAACCAAAAGGATTATAAGGATAATGTGAGTCGAGTTTAACCAAGAAAAGATACATAAAGAAATTAAACCACATCTAAGGATGCTAAAACATTCGACGATTTTAAAGACCCTAAAtatcaatttaacaaaaaaatataaggaaaaaGTTGTTCCTCATTCTAACTATTCTGATCATAGTACAAATTTTCAACTAGAATATCAAGAAAGCTTTGAATGACCCAAAAAGTTCTATAGACATCTTAAATTGGGAGGTCTTTGAAGGGTTGAACTTACAACCTTATGGAAATCTTTTAAAAGGATTATCAAGTGACCAAATAAATCTAATAGGTCACATAACTCTTAACACGATGTTTAATGCATGAAAAAGATTCTAAAAAATAGTGAAGGTACACTACCTTGTGATATGTGCCTTATTCTTATCCTACAACATCGTATGACAAATAATGTACAACGCGTTAGGAGGCCCCATCTCCACTCTATATTTAATTCATAAGTATCCTTTAAATAACGGTAACGCGAGGATCGTAAAGGAATACAGAGAGATACCCAAACAATTGTATATTTCTACTAGAAGTTGCAATAGTTAaatatttcttgtgtttttatgTGATTGAgtttctttaaataaaaaatagttgtaaacaaaacttaatttatgttaagaaaataaatatagtttgttacaatattaaaattttaagaaataaattataattcTGCATAATATGTAATATTTGGCAATATAGGTTGTTTAGTAGAATTTGTTCAACTTCAATGGCCTTTTCACCAACTGTTTTATATTCAAATCTCAACGAATTTTCATGATTTTGGATGCAATAGAATCCTCACTTAACCTATTATCTTAACGGGTGTGGATTGATCAAATCCCTGATGAAAGCATTCCCTTAATTAGAGAAAAACATTTATAACATCATGAAAAACCCTAATAATGACCTTTGTGCATTCAAAACGAAAATTCTCCCAGACCACCAATCCATTCTTCAAGCTGAAACATCCGTTAGAAAGCTGATATAATATCctaaaagttgtaaaaaaaatcatCCAAATCCGTGAACCACAACTCAAGTTATGACCAAATGAATCTACCTCAAAAGCACAACTAAAACTCCCAACAAATCCCAAATCACAAAGCATTTCTCATATTCTCCACCGATTAATCAAAGCAAACCGTTGATAGCATTCCCATCTAAGGGCTAGCATTCAAACTGGAAGAAGGCATCGATCCTTGTCGGATTCTCTTAACCAATGAGAATTAAGTAATCGAATATTACCTCACGCACAATTCACTATTTAAACCATCCATTTCCCTTCAAATTATCACACACAAAAATACTTCAATTTCCACTATTACACACTCTTCTCTTCTTCCATAATTCAATTCCCTTTCAAATCTATTCCCATGGCCACCGAAGAACCAATTATCGCCGTTGAACCTGTGCCTGAGCCAGCGATCGCCGAACCTCCAGCCTCTGAGAAAGTGGAGGAACCAAAAGTTGAAGCTGGGAAGACGAAGAAAACGAAGGAATCCAAACCTAAGAAAGCTTCCAAGCCACGAAACCCTGCTTTGCATCCTACTTACGAAGAGGTTCGATTCAATTCACTGATTTCCAATTCTTCGTTTGTTCAATTTTACTGTTTCGTAACTAATTATAGTTTAAATTGGATCTGAACTTTGATTGGTTTGATTGAATTGCAGATGATTAAGGATGCAATTGTGTCGTTGAAGGAGAAGAACGGTTCGAGCCAATACGCAATTGCGAAATTCATTGAAGAGAAGCACAAACAGCTTCCTGCTAACTTCAAGAAGCTATTGCTCCAAAATCTGAAGAAAAAAGTTGCTTCTGGAAAGCTCGTTAAAGTTAAAGGCTCATTCAAGCTCTCTGCAACGGCTAAGAAGCCAGTAGTTGCCAAACCGAAGACAAAGCCAGTAGCTGCAAAGGTGAAGTCTGTGAAGGCTAAGACAGCCGCTAAGCCAAAAGCTAAAGCTGTTGTTAAGCCAAAGGCTGCTTCAAAGGCCAAATCTGTTACTACCAAGCCCAAAGCTGCTGCTGCCAAGCCCAAAACTACCGTCAAGCCTAAAGCTGCTGCCGAACCCAAAGCTGCCATCAAGCCCAAAGCTGCTGCTAAGGCTAAAACTGTTGCTAAGCCCAAAGCAGCTGCGAAACCAAAGCCCGCAAAGGTTGCAAAGACATCGACGAAGACTACACCAGGAAAGAAAGTTGCTGTTGCGAAGCCTGCGCCTAAGAAAGCTCCTGTGAAGAGTGTTAAGTCTCCAGCCAAGAAGGCTTCCGGTGTGAAGAGAGGGGGAAGGAAATGAGAGCATTGTCTTTTAGCTTTTGCAGTGTAAAAATCTTGTGTTCGCTTTGTCCAATACAGTTAGTTTATACTATAATATAGTAGTTTATTATTACAtacttttggttttttttttccgTCCCATTGAAATAAACGTGATAGAACTATATAAATCACATAGTTAATTAAAACACAAATTACTTACTAAATTTAAGTCTCTCCACATATTACATTTAAATTGAGAATAGTACTTATTAACTTGAGATTACTTATCTTTTTTAATTTCTTGGTTAGCACATTTTAATCTATTATTTGAATGGAAATTTCTATGTGTCTAAATCTAAATGATCATACCTTTGGTTACTTGTTTTCTAAGAAAGTGTAATTTCTTTTCATTGTGTTTGCTATGAACTATGGATGGTTAATAAGACTCAATTAGAATGTTTGAAGTAGTTTTTTGTTAAAAgagcaaaataattaatttattaatagtaACCTAGTTAATGAATATAAGCACCAATATAAGCATCAAACATAGCATATCAATATAAGCACCAAATACATTCCTAACAAACAGAAACACCTATCGGAGCCAATCTATACCAATTGGAgacaaaaacatattaaaattagACTTAATGAATCTGCAGCAATGCAAAAGACCTAGACCTATATTCATTGAAGTCCCGGGCAACAGTGATAAACAACTTGTTGCCGGCTAAATTTCAGGTTACATCATAAAAACTTCAGCCAAACTCATTGCATCAAATTTGAAATCCTGCTGCCTGCTATATTTCATATTATTCCACATAATTCACTCCATTCAAAATACAGCCAGCACCCCCTCATAATCGACAAAACAACCAAGTGCTCTGTCACAACACCCATAATCATTCGTCCAAAATACCGGGGCACGCTCTATGATGTGGAACTACTGAGTAATTCTATCCTTAAATTATTTGAACTGCAACCATTTCTAAGATAAAGTTTTTGCCTCTTAAACCATTCTTGCgatgatagtttttttttttttgttttgaatgatcTTTTCATTCCTAACCTTCTAAATTGTCCATACATAAGCGAACCATAGCACTACCATCTTTAAAGATGTCAGACTCCCTCTGCGCATCAGCCCTTCAAATTGTACTAAGTGCTACCAACAATCATTCGGAAAGACAGTAACCACTCCAAGCCAATGACAAATGTTGTTCTACACAACAGCAAAAATAGGATACTAAAAAATGTGAGATGTTGTTGACTATTCGTTATCACGCTCTCCAGAACACGGATTCACATCTTGCTCGACCACTCCTATTCTAGCAAGATTGTCATTAGTTGGAATCCTGTTATGAATCATTCTCCACATCATCCCTAACACTTTTGATGGAATCGCCTTATCCCACACCCTATGCCACAAGATTGTAGAAAGATTTTGAGACTCTGACATTGATCTCTTGTATGCCTCTTTCCCTGAATACTCATCTGCATTTGTTTGAGGCTAATTGCCTAATGTTAACTCATTCATATCCTTCCACCAAACTAATCTAACACTACTCCCCGAAATTAAATTCTCATTTGACATCCCGTATCTGTATCTATTGACCAACGCCTTATACCACAAATCTTACTTTTCTATTTTGGCTTTCCATACCCATTTTCCTAACAAAACATTATTAAACACCCTCATATTTTTTATACCCAAACCGATTTCTTCTAGAGGCATACACACATTCTCCCAACTAATCCAATTTATTTTCGTGTCGTCCTTGCTACccccataaaaaatatttagaatccTTGCCGCCTCACCAATCCAACTGATAGGAGGTGCAGGTGCAGTTAGATATTTCAATTAGTAATATAATTATATtagtgttattttattttgaatgttttgTTGAATTGGGCTTTTAATTTAGGTCTTCTATTTAGGATCACTATGAGTACTATATATGTAGTCCTTTGAGACTTTGAAGAgtatcaatcaaagaaatcaagttatttttatctctatttccttaatttattttaatgtctttctctttttattgttgAACCCTAAATTGATAGTTTTGGTAGGAtagcttcctatcaattggtgctttcattttcgATCTCACTTCCGCTTAAATTCATGACAATATTATTATTTGACGGAGAAGAAGATGCTTATTGGTGGATTCTTTGTTTTGAGAAATTTTTCAAAGAGCATAAAACACCCGAGTCATTGAAGGTTTTGAAAGTTGTTGGAGCATTGAGAGGTTCTGCTTTCACATAGTGAATATGGTGGTGTCGTGTTCATCGTAGATATAACTGGGATACATTTACAACAACACTATTATGGCGTTTTAAGCCAGAGTGGAGACCCATTTTACcgcttgatgatgaagaagaggaaccaacatCTGAATCAAAGGAGGATGTAGAAGGAGCATCAGATCTGTCCGGAAAATCTTCTAAAGGTGAAACCTTGGGTGGAATTTCAATTTCAAAAGAAACAAAAGAGGAAAcagaagaaatcaaagaacaaTCCGTTGTCGGTGAATCTGTTGTTGAGAAGATTCTCGAAAAGCCCTATGTTAATTCGGCTCTTCTCTACAATGATGTCGATTTTACAATTTCTCCAATTCCACCAAAATCACACCCTATTCACCATCGGTGAGGGTTTCCAATGCCACTACTCAATTTCACTCAAAAAATTGATTACATTCCAAAAGAGATGCGACTACTACCAATTTTAGATCCATCCATTCCCTCAAAACCATTTCCAGCAACATTGAGGTCCAAAACCCACATATCACTCATCGCAAACCATTATTTTCCCTCTCTTCACCCTCATAAAGAGtactacacaaaagaaacagaaaaattcaaattgttATTGCTGAGAGAGTGGAAGCGATTTTTGAAGGACATGATGTATTGGATTCATGCCACCCCTGCTGAAATAATCCAAACCAGAGATCTTCCGCCAAAGTCGTCGCAGCTTGTATTGTGTTGGTCTGAACCATCCAGTCATCATCCCACATGGAAGGTAAGCATTGCCACCGATACATTTAGCTTTTCAATTCTATTGAATGTATTAACTGGAGATAAAGATGTTATGTATCAGTTGTTGTTATTTGTACCTATAATGCAACATGAATTCCATTTTGCGATTTCTCCAAAACCACCAGACCGACGCTGTTGCATCTTGGTGTACGAATCATGGTTGTCAAACTGGGTTTTCTCGCATAAATTGTATCATGACGATAACTACCCTGCAATTTGGTCAAGTTTGGTACACGTGGTGTTATtgtatttctattttatattgGAACCAAATGGCATTGAAGTTGAATCGGAAAAGTTTCTCCAGCAATATGAAGCTTTTGTCAATCACTTCAGTTTTAAAATGTTTATGTTCACAACAAGTTCCCTTGCTCCAAAAACCTGCACAAAAACTGTTTGACAAATTGTCACAAAGACCAAATTGCATTATCTCTTATATGTTTAGTGCCACCATGCATCCTGCTGTAGAGAGGCTTGCTAGGAATTATTTGAGGAACCCTGTTGTGGTGACTATAGGCACTGCTAAAAAAACAAGTGACTTGATCAACCAACATGTGATCATGATGAAGGAATCGAAGAAGTTATATAAGCTTCAGAGATTGTTGGATGAGCTTAATGACAAAATCGCAATTGTGTTTGTCAACACCAAGAAGAGTGTCGATTTTCTTGCTAAGAGTTTCGATAAGGAAGGCTATCGTGTGACTACTTTGCACAGAGGTAAATTACAGCAACAGAGGGAAATAATATCTAATTTCAAGGGAGTAAAATTTTCGCCTCGAAAACAAGGATCTCGTCCGTCTACTCTAACCATCCCTCCTGCTGCGGATGCTGCAAATTATCCCTCTTATGCAGTTGCGCCACTTTCGCCTGCTCTTTCAGATAATACTTCTAATGCTGTTACAACATTTCCGGTGAACGCAAATCATTCGCCATCTTCTTAATCACCTCATGTTATGGCAGCTTCCTCCTTGCCCTCTCAGTCGCCTCCTGAGATCACAGCTTTCTCATTGCCCGATCCTTCAACTCAAGTCGCTGTTTTGATGGATGAAGAAACTTCGAATACTCTTGAACCAATGGATAACAGAATGGTGAACCATTTTGTTCTGGAATTTTTGAGGAAGAACAAGAAGGATCCTGTTGAGAAGTGTTTGAGCGGTGCTAAGATGGACAAGAACATTGTCTATGATGTTGTTCTGATTGGTGGATCTACTAGGATTCATAAACTTCAGTAGCTTTTACAAGAATTCTTCAATGGGAAGGAGCTTCGTAAGAGTATAAACCTTGATGAGGTTGTTGCTTATAGTGTTGCAGTTCAAGCTGCTATTTTGAATGGTGGGGGGAATGAGAAAGTACAGGATCTGTTGTTACTTGATGTTATAGTTGCTGCTCTAAGAAAACAGAAAGTGCTGATTCCGAATGATACCAAAGAACTCTATGAACTTGATATGGTAGAGTATGCAAAGAAAGGGAGTAACACTTACAAAATTGATTCCACTCCAACATTGAGGTTCCTAGACAAGGCATGTGTGATAGTAGGATCTACAAGTTCATGGATGTTATGCACAGTTACACATGCAAAAAAGACAAAACAAATGCTAATTCACTATTCTAATTCATTTATGGTTGTTGGAGTAGCAGTTGCTCTTTCAGCTCTTTACTATACTGAGTTGGCCAGTTGTTTTCCTTCTGCTGGAAGTTCTTATCACTATGCTTACATATGCCTTAGTGAAGGGGTGACTTGGTTGATTGGCTGGTCTTTAATTCTAGAATATGGGATTGGTGGAACTGCTGTTGCTCGTGGCATAACTCCTAGTTTGGCTGCACTTATTGGCGGTGTTGACAACTTGCCGGCATTTTTATCCTATCAACATATTACTTGGATTGATATTTTGTAGGTCCACTTGCAGCAATTACGATATTCATTCTTACTGGGATCCTTTCTACTGTGTTCATCATTGCTTGGTGGAATGTTGCATCAGCCTAGAATTTTGATGGCTATGGGGAGGAATGAACTGCTATCACcatttttagaaccttgaggataaTGTTCAAGTGAACCCGGCGGCAATGATAGGAGGTGcaattagatatttcaattagtaatataattatattagtgttattttattttgaatgttttgTTGAATTGGGCTTTTAATTTAGGCCTTCTATTTAGGATCACTATGAGTACTATATGTGTAGTCCTTTGAGACTTTGAAGAGTATCCATCAAAGAAATCaagttatttttatctctatttccttagtttattttaatgtctttctctttttattgttgAACCCTAAATTGATAGTTTTGGTAGGATAGCTTCCTATCACCAACCCTGCGATACATCGATTCCCACCAACAAGCTTTTTTGTAAATTTTCCTTTAATCCTGACATTAATTCAAACAACATCAAAATTGTCTTTATGATCTTAATGTTCGACTAATTCTTCTCACCTATAATCAATGTATCACCTGTGTATTGTAAGTGAGAAAACTGATCTACGACGACCTCAAATATGTAACACGAATACTTTCCTAACTCAATAGCTTTCTTCATCAATAAACTAAAATCTTCTATTGTGATTAGGAAAAGGAACGATGACAGTGGATTCACTTGTCTTAAACGATGACCCGTCTTAAACTTCATCATTGGACTTCTGTTCATCCACACCAAAAGTGTAGTCGAACTTAAGTTTTCCTTGATCCATTTAGTCCATTTTTCCACTTATTACATTTCCATTGAGAATAATACTTATTAACTTGAGATTAcgtatttttgtaaatttattGGTTAGGACATTTTAACCTATGGCAATTTCTATACATTTAAGAAAGAGTAATTTCGTTTCATTGTGTTTGTTATGATCTATGGAACtcttatatataatatttcatgGGGTTTGTAAAACTCAACTAGAAGATCCATCTCTCTAGCAAAAAAACCGTCTAAACATGAATTCAATATCTCATTTAGCCACTATATTACCACGACTATTTAGCCACCATAGTCATATCTCATTTTTTACGcgcatgtttttttaatttactaAGAAACTTTTCATCTCGGTTCCTAAAAAGAACCGTGGTAATGAATTTGGGTGACAAGCTTCAATTTTAGCATCAAAATTGGttcattttttcaataaaaataaccATGTGTCCCTTAACATTTATTATTTCATTCAATCATGGTTATATGTTTCATATTTCATTACCGTTGAAGCTTGCAAGTGTTGTGAAATTCTTTCCcacaaaattaaaacataacaAGTTCTTTATTTCGTTTATAATACACAAGGGTGCCCTAGCGAACGAGACGACAATGATAGCGaaatcttcaccatcttcattcaTTTCTAGAAACGAATATCATCCCCCTCTTCGAATTACGGTACGAtgtcattctctctctctctaacatTTCTAAATGTTTATGTTCTTTGCTCGGGTTAGCGGTTTATTTTTTTAACACGTAAATGATGTTGGATTTTGTTGTATTTCATGAATCAATGGTTTCAGCATTAACATTATCACGTGTATCATTCATGTTCGTGTTTTATTTAGATTttgtgaatatgatttaggttTTGGTGTTGGATATGCATATGCATTTAATCATATTAGGATATTGTGTGTGTAGCATTAGTGTGTCATTCACATTActcttttaattataaatttcagAATTTGTGATGGATTGTAGTTGGATGAAAGCTTATTGATTAGGTCCGGTGTATGAGAAAGGAGTTCTTGAATTCCTTAAGTATGCCGAAAAAAATGTTCCCGACAATAATGGTAtcttttattgtccttgtgtTGTTTGCAAGAATATCAAAAAATGGTCGAAGAAAGAAATATTATGTGACGTATATTGTGATGGAACATGTCAAAATTATACAACATGGACGTGGCATGGAGAACtggataataataaaaatgtgaTTGTTTGTgttgttaaaattatttaatctgGAGGCAAAATGTGGGTGGTTGGATAAAAATTTCacataattgtttgatttgttgaaACAAATGCTACTAAAAGATAACAATTTTTCGGATCGTTGTTATTAGGCCAGGAAGATATTGTGTTCAATGAGTTTGGAGTATGTCAAAATACATGCATGCTCTAATGATTGCATATCATACATGAAAGATTATGAAAATTTTGATCAATATCTAGAATATGGTGAGTCGCGCTACAAGTTGAAAAACAACAATGGTGATGACAATGACTAGTAAGAAACATCCTCTTGCTAAAGTGTTTTAGTACTTTCCATTAACTTCAAGGTTCAAGAGACTTTTTGCTAATGTGAACGATGCAAAGAATATTAGATGGCACGTAGatgaaagaaaatatgatagaAACATTCACCATGTAGCTGATTCTTTACAATGGAAGAAATTGATTCATTGTTTCCGGATTTGTGCCTTAAGCCAAGAAACCTTAGGCTTGGGCTTGCCACAAACGGAATGAACCTCTTTGGTAATATGAGTACTAACAATTCTTCGTGACATGTTCTTTTCACGATTTACAACCTATTTCATTGGTTGAGCAAGAAACACAAGTATATGATGTTAAGTATGATGATTTCTAGACCAAGACAACCTGAAAATGACATAGATATTTATCTAAATCCATTAATTAAGGATTTAAAACTTTTGTGGGGTAAAGGTGTTGAACTTGATGATGCATATTCTGGTGAAAAGTTTAAGATGTGTGCAATTTAATTTTGCACAATCAAAGACTTTCCAACCTATAGTAATTTGGGTGGATCTAGTGTCAAAGAACATAAAGTGTGTCCTATATGTGAATCTAATACCTGTTTTCACCAGCTTGAGTTTGGACAATCGTCCTTATCATAGATTACGGGAGGATTTTAACGGGGAGTAGGAGTTTGAAATCTCTCCTAAACCTTTTAATGGCGATGAAGTTTATTAATGACAAGAACACCTTACTATTGTCTTTGGAAAGAATAAATACAGTCTCGTTGAgagaaatatttggaaaaagagaTCTGTGTTCTTTAATCTTCCATATTGGTCTAGCCTCGATGTAGGACATTGTCTCGATGTGATGCATGTGGAGAAAAATATGTGTGATAGTTTGACAAGAACACTTTTAAATAATCCAGACAAGACTAGAGATAATAAGAATTCGCGTTTAGATATGGTGGAAATGGATATACGACAACAGTTGGCTCCAGAAGATAGAGGAAAATGATCTTATGTATCCCGACATGTCACActctatctaaaaaggaaaataaaagtttTTGTGAGTGTTTGCATGGTATCAAAGTTTCCAAAGGTTATTCGTACAACACCAAGGTACTTGTATCAATGAAAGATCTCAAGTTAATTgacttaaaatctcatgattgtcatgtcttAATGCAAAAACTTCTACCAGTGGCTATCTGTAGCATCCTTCCAAAAAATTATAAGAGTATACGTGattgtgcttattcttcaatattatatgtaataaagttcttgattttaaaaaattagatgAATTAGAAGATGAGGATGCAATAATATTGTTTTAATTGGAGATGTATTTCCTtcaattattttttgacattatggtttacttacttgttcatctagtcagaaaaatcaaattttgtggTCTAATTTATTtaaggtggatgtatcctataGAGTGATACATGAAGATATTTAAAGGATATACGAAAAATCATCACTGACCGAAAACTTTGATTGTTGAAAGATACATCATAAAAGAAGTTGTTGAGTTTTGTTCaaattatttatcaaaaaaaaatctattttatcaCACCATGTTTCTCTATTAAATACGCATTATGTGTAACACATTTTTTTTCAGatcctataaaaaaatattgagacataatttttatttatttttgtttaaattattaattGTTGTTATTGGGGTGTTGGCCTAACttaaattgatttattattattattattattattattattattattattattattattattattattattattattattattattattattattattattattatttgtttcagGTCGTGTagtatttttcaatttaattccATATGATTTTTTCCTGTCATGTAatgaatataatttattttaaataattgagctttatcttaaatattttaatagaaaaatcatgatatattgatttaaaaattaatttatttgaatatgtgtttTAAAATGTTAGAATtagtttttaattagttttttttataacaaagtcactaaaaaaattattttcatttatttcgGGGCACGTGAGGTGAGAGACTTTACTAATGATAAATGATGCTTGGTAGCGAGCGTATAATTGACATCAGTCGTGTGTTAAGACTGTAGTGAGCATTGTGCTATTTATGGTATAGAGAATATGTATCACTTGGGGTTTGTCCCTTATCCTTGagagaaaatatatttataaaggtCTCTGGGACCTAGGTTTTGAGTCACCCTTAGAGAGTTATAAACCACCTATATTTTAAGAATTAGCGAAGACTCCTTCTTCTTCGCTCACACGTCAGGGTTTCCTCTGGGCAGGTCTCCGGGTTCACCACTTGGGCAACTGTTAGGTGTCAAAAGTGAGTAATTTTTTATATCAAAAGTTGACAATTTCAAGCCTTTCCATTGCATTTTGTAATTAAACTTTTCAATTTGACTTTTTAATAGTGTTAATGTGAATGTTATGGTATGTGTAAGTTGTTTGCTCCTTTTGAAGCTAATAGATAGGAAAAAGTGTTAAAGAGCTGCCGTTGGGATACAGTTTTGAAGCAATGCAATTTGGTGGTGATTCAGCAGTTTCGCCGGGAAAACAAGCAGCGAGGAGGCAACGAGCTCGTCGGGCGCCCCAGCAGCGAGGAGGACGTgttataccccaaatttgtcctaccccttccACTTTCATCTGGCTTATAGCTATTAAATCATTTGCATACATTTCTCTTGATCATTCATTTTAGGTAAAACATTCATTCATTTGCATATAATCattcattcaaattcaaaagggtCAACACGTATTCAAAAGGGTCAAATTGCATTCAAAAGTCAAAATCC encodes:
- the LOC131619304 gene encoding histone H1-like → MATEEPIIAVEPVPEPAIAEPPASEKVEEPKVEAGKTKKTKESKPKKASKPRNPALHPTYEEMIKDAIVSLKEKNGSSQYAIAKFIEEKHKQLPANFKKLLLQNLKKKVASGKLVKVKGSFKLSATAKKPVVAKPKTKPVAAKVKSVKAKTAAKPKAKAVVKPKAASKAKSVTTKPKAAAAKPKTTVKPKAAAEPKAAIKPKAAAKAKTVAKPKAAAKPKPAKVAKTSTKTTPGKKVAVAKPAPKKAPVKSVKSPAKKASGVKRGGRK